Proteins encoded together in one Marinithermus hydrothermalis DSM 14884 window:
- a CDS encoding ABC transporter ATP-binding protein — MTNANGSPLLEVKNLKKWFPIRGGILSRTVGHVKAVNDVSFTVRKGEVLGLVGESGSGKTTVGRTILRLIEPTSGEVRFAGTDVAKLPKAKLRPFRRKMQIIFQDPFASLNPRMTVGDIIAEPLVIHSLYNSPRERTERVAELLKMVGLSPDHMRRYPHEFSGGQRQRIGIARALAVDPEFIVADEPVSALDVSIQAQVVNLLQDLKEQLGLTLLFIAHDLAVVEYISDRVAVMYLGKVMELANSRELYRNPKHPYTEALLSAVPVPDPTIKRERIVLEGDIPSPINPPSGCVFRTRCRYAIPECAEVVPELREVSPGHYKACIRDDIL, encoded by the coding sequence ATGACAAACGCGAACGGCAGCCCGTTGCTTGAGGTCAAGAACCTGAAAAAATGGTTCCCCATCCGGGGCGGGATCCTTTCCCGGACGGTAGGGCACGTCAAGGCAGTGAACGACGTCTCCTTCACTGTGCGGAAGGGAGAGGTGCTCGGCCTGGTGGGGGAGTCGGGCTCGGGCAAGACCACCGTCGGGCGCACCATCCTGCGCTTGATCGAACCGACCTCGGGTGAGGTGCGTTTTGCTGGCACGGACGTGGCCAAGCTTCCCAAGGCGAAGCTCCGTCCGTTCCGCCGGAAGATGCAGATCATCTTCCAGGACCCGTTTGCTTCGCTGAACCCGCGCATGACCGTGGGGGATATCATCGCGGAGCCGCTCGTGATCCACAGCCTGTATAACTCGCCGCGCGAGCGGACCGAGCGGGTCGCGGAACTGTTGAAGATGGTGGGGTTGTCGCCGGACCATATGCGGCGGTACCCGCACGAGTTCTCCGGGGGGCAGCGGCAGCGTATCGGCATCGCGCGGGCGCTCGCGGTGGATCCCGAGTTCATCGTGGCGGACGAGCCGGTCTCGGCGCTGGACGTCTCGATCCAGGCGCAGGTCGTGAACCTCCTCCAGGACCTGAAGGAGCAGCTCGGGCTGACCCTGCTCTTCATCGCGCACGACCTCGCCGTAGTGGAGTACATCTCGGACCGCGTGGCGGTGATGTACCTCGGTAAGGTGATGGAGCTCGCGAACAGCCGCGAGCTGTACCGGAACCCCAAGCACCCCTATACCGAGGCCCTCCTCTCCGCGGTGCCGGTGCCGGACCCCACGATCAAACGCGAGCGGATCGTGCTCGAGGGCGATATCCCGAGCCCGATCAACCCGCCTTCGGGCTGCGTGTTCCGTACCCGTTGCCGCTACGCGATCCCCGAGTGCGCCGAGGTGGTGCCTGAGCTGCGCGAGGTCTCGCCTGGGCACTACAAGGCCTGCATCCGCGACGACATCCTTTAA
- a CDS encoding DUF3197 domain-containing protein has translation MEIIGFRGAPEMTLKALQDALKNTHFPSLIVTLVTDWQDQRDRARYALFIRGAKTPILTEDAFGPAFGEPGRRALAEAVAWLEQKGVRKFYEAVLPPSEYQGLFDLEPETAYRRLVASANPTDTAIYSVA, from the coding sequence ATGGAGATCATCGGGTTTCGTGGCGCTCCAGAGATGACGCTCAAGGCTCTGCAAGACGCGCTGAAGAATACGCACTTCCCCTCCTTGATCGTCACGCTCGTGACCGACTGGCAGGACCAGCGGGACCGCGCCCGGTACGCCCTGTTCATCCGCGGGGCCAAGACCCCCATCCTTACCGAGGATGCGTTCGGTCCGGCCTTCGGTGAACCCGGGCGTCGCGCCCTCGCGGAAGCGGTGGCGTGGCTCGAGCAAAAAGGCGTTCGCAAGTTCTACGAGGCCGTGCTTCCCCCCTCGGAGTACCAGGGGTTATTCGACCTCGAGCCGGAGACGGCCTACCGACGGTTGGTCGCGTCGGCGAACCCGACAGACACCGCGATCTACAGCGTGGCTTAG
- a CDS encoding S9 family peptidase has protein sequence MSELRPDVLYRLRFLSDLTLGPGGRPLFVLTEIHRPDQDGDGPPAYRRRLALWDGALRLLTQEEAYSPRYDGERYVYFLRRVKNVPQLFRLDLRGGEAEQLTHLKAGVEAYWPSPDGKRIAFLSRGDWEAPKRDAPRVYETLPFKFDGAGLLPETPRQIWLWSEAERTPRRLTQHPQDVQELAWAPTGRFIVFTAPGDARERARWRTRLYRLDPSEGRVEEIGGGRGPILSPLVTPDEEAVLFIGHGWERKGGTQPALYRQPLAGGSARSLTESLDLWIGNTVNSDARYGAYPNRLALSPQGDAVYFTATVQGASRLIRLDLASAEARALTPEGVNIAAFALDADRVYTLRERQVHPPVLALGDEVLFDPNREALGTLPPPEPLRWTSPEGHTVEGWVLLPEGAGPHPLVLYIHGGPHTAYGHAFMLEFYLLRARGIAVAYANPRGSTGYGQEYADLAGRWGEVDEADLMGFLEAVLARFPVDPERVGIAGGSYGGYMTNWLTARYPERFKAAVTQRSICNWTSFWGASDIGPRFTELQLEASPWEDPEVLWNKSPLRLVHRVQAPTLVVHAEADHRCPVDQGETWFTALWERGVPVRFLRVPEEGHELSRAGRPDRRVKRLEEILAWFERYLKE, from the coding sequence ATGAGCGAACTCCGTCCGGATGTGCTGTACAGGTTGCGCTTTTTATCGGATCTGACCCTCGGCCCTGGGGGGCGTCCCCTCTTCGTGCTGACCGAGATCCACCGACCGGACCAAGACGGGGATGGCCCTCCCGCCTACCGGCGCCGTCTCGCGCTTTGGGACGGAGCCCTGCGCCTGCTCACCCAGGAGGAAGCCTATAGCCCGCGGTACGACGGTGAGCGGTACGTGTACTTCCTGAGGCGAGTTAAGAACGTTCCCCAACTGTTCCGCCTGGACCTCAGGGGCGGGGAGGCCGAACAACTCACGCACCTCAAGGCCGGGGTGGAGGCGTACTGGCCCAGTCCCGACGGAAAGCGGATCGCTTTTCTTTCGCGGGGGGACTGGGAGGCGCCCAAGCGGGACGCGCCCCGGGTGTACGAAACCCTCCCCTTCAAGTTCGACGGGGCCGGCCTCCTTCCGGAAACGCCACGCCAGATCTGGTTGTGGAGCGAGGCGGAGCGAACGCCGCGCCGCCTCACCCAGCACCCCCAGGACGTTCAGGAGCTCGCCTGGGCTCCCACGGGGCGGTTCATTGTCTTCACCGCTCCGGGAGACGCTCGGGAACGCGCGCGTTGGCGGACGCGGCTCTACCGGCTGGACCCCAGCGAGGGGCGGGTGGAGGAGATCGGCGGGGGGCGTGGTCCGATCCTGAGCCCTCTGGTCACGCCGGACGAGGAGGCCGTGCTGTTCATAGGGCACGGATGGGAACGTAAAGGCGGTACCCAACCCGCCCTGTACAGGCAGCCTCTGGCGGGCGGATCGGCCCGTTCCCTCACCGAAAGCCTTGACCTGTGGATCGGAAACACCGTCAACAGCGACGCGCGTTACGGAGCCTACCCGAACCGCCTCGCCCTCAGCCCGCAAGGGGACGCGGTCTACTTCACCGCGACGGTTCAAGGTGCCAGCCGCCTCATTCGCCTGGATCTGGCCTCCGCCGAGGCCCGCGCCCTCACGCCTGAAGGGGTGAACATCGCGGCCTTCGCGCTAGACGCGGACCGGGTGTACACCCTGCGCGAACGCCAGGTGCACCCCCCAGTGCTGGCGTTAGGGGACGAGGTGCTCTTTGACCCGAACCGTGAAGCGCTCGGGACCCTTCCTCCGCCGGAACCGCTCCGCTGGACGAGCCCCGAAGGGCACACGGTCGAGGGATGGGTCCTCCTCCCGGAAGGAGCGGGCCCCCACCCCCTCGTGCTCTACATTCACGGCGGGCCCCACACCGCGTACGGACACGCGTTCATGCTCGAGTTCTACCTCCTTCGCGCCCGCGGCATCGCGGTGGCCTACGCGAACCCCCGGGGTTCGACCGGGTACGGCCAGGAGTACGCCGACCTAGCGGGCCGCTGGGGAGAGGTGGACGAGGCGGACCTCATGGGGTTTTTAGAAGCGGTGCTGGCGCGTTTCCCCGTGGATCCGGAGCGCGTAGGCATCGCGGGCGGTTCGTACGGTGGATACATGACGAACTGGCTCACCGCCCGCTATCCGGAGCGCTTCAAGGCAGCGGTAACGCAACGCTCGATCTGCAACTGGACGAGCTTCTGGGGCGCTTCCGACATCGGGCCGCGCTTTACGGAGCTGCAGCTCGAGGCCAGCCCCTGGGAGGACCCGGAGGTGCTTTGGAACAAGAGCCCGCTGCGCCTGGTGCACCGGGTCCAGGCTCCGACGCTCGTGGTGCACGCGGAAGCAGACCACCGCTGCCCGGTGGACCAGGGCGAGACCTGGTTTACCGCCTTGTGGGAGCGCGGCGTGCCTGTCCGCTTCCTGCGCGTACCTGAGGAAGGACACGAACTTTCCCGCGCGGGCCGGCCCGACCGACGCGTGAAGCGCCTGGAGGAGATCCTGGCGTGGTTTGAACGCTACCTGAAGGAATGA